A portion of the Naumovozyma castellii chromosome 2, complete genome genome contains these proteins:
- the MPD1 gene encoding protein disulfide isomerase MPD1 (ancestral locus Anc_8.750), which yields MKLLVLLICVFQAFVHCQNFYDADPNIIELTPANFDKVVHRTNYTTLIEFYAPWCGYCKQLKGTIHKAARKLKGVVQVATVNCDLEQNKQLCGQYGIEGFPTLKIFKPPRVNLKKRGPTRFKTHADELYNGQRNLAPIVDFALSRIKTYVKKLGRVDKLQNVLDNSTRPSVVLFSKKGPISPIYKSIAIDWLGQVDLYTMPNVKMETLNNLDAFSQSYPKIATFLESFVKTQSSNDKSRLVVFNGVDDTYFEFDGESITKKDVAQFLTNSLNITPKEGPLSSREAYLETLRSGKKKKKNTKKSKSSSSSRKRDEL from the coding sequence atgaaattattggtATTACTCATTTGTGTATTCCAGGCTTTTGTTCACTGTCAGAATTTCTACGATGCAGATCCCAACATTATCGAATTAACACCTGCTAATTTCGATAAGGTGGTTCATCGAACTAATTATACTACGTTGATTGAATTCTATGCTCCATGGTGTGGTTACTGTAAACAATTGAAGGGTACCATCCACAAGGCTGCCAGGAAATTGAAAGGCGTAGTACAAGTCGCTACTGTTAATTGTGATCTCGAACAAAACAAGCAGCTCTGTGGACAATATGGAATAGAAGGTTTCCCAactttaaaaatatttaaaccTCCCAGAGTCAACCTTAAGAAGAGGGGTCCAACTAGATTCAAGACACATGCAGATGAACTTTACAACGGTCAAAGAAATTTAGCTCCCATTGTAGATTTTGCCTTATCCAGAATTAAGACATACGTAAAGAAATTGGGCCGAGTGGATAAGTTACAAAATGTGTTGGATAATTCCACAAGACCCTCTGTGGTTTTATTCTCGAAGAAGGGTCCCATTTCGCCCATTTATAAGAGTATTGCCATTGATTGGTTGGGTCAAGTGGATTTGTACACTATGCCTAACGTGAAGATGGAAACGTTAAATAATTTGGACGCATTTTCTCAATCTTATCCTAAGATTGCTACGTTTTTGGAAAGTTTTGTTAAGACTCAAAGCTCGAATGACAAGAGTCGACTAGTTGTGTTCAACGGGGTGGATGACACATATTTTGAGTTTGATGGAGAATCAATAACAAAGAAGGATGTAGCCCAATTCTTGACCAATTCTCTTAACATAACACCAAAAGAGGGACCTCTGAGTTCCCGTGAGGCGTATTTAGAGACCTTACGGAGTggtaagaagaagaaaaaaaatacaaagaaGTCCAAGAgctcttcatcttcaagaaaacGTGATGAATTGTGA
- the RRS1 gene encoding ribosome biogenesis protein RRS1 (ancestral locus Anc_8.763), translating to MSAEEYKTLPVTVEKPISVSYDLGNLAVFDSNVLEKDDFDTSNGKREENIKNMTRDNVQLLINQLLSLPIKTTTDSTGGSTGQNSSMTLLQLPVPITELPREKPLPKPKAPTKWEQFAAKKGIQPKAKSGKMVYDEATGEWVPKWGYKGINKKLDDQWLVEVDDKVQGTADELIDPRTLGRNERKQLIKKNERQQKRNLKGGR from the coding sequence ATGTCTGCTGAAGAATACAAAACCCTACCAGTTACCGTCGAAAAACCAATATCAGTTTCTTACGATCTAGGGAATCTAGCCGTATTTGATTCTAATGTTTTAGAAaaagatgattttgataCTTCCAATGGTAAACGTgaggaaaatattaagaacATGACTCGTGACAATGTGCAACTTCTTATTAACCAACTTTTATCCCTGCCAATAAAGACGACTACTGATTCCACTGGTGGATCCACTGGTCAAAATTCAAGTATGACATTGTTACAACTTCCTGTCCCTATTACTGAATTACCAAGAGAAAAACCATTACCTAAACCAAAGGCTCCAACTAAATGGGAACAATTTGCAGCTAAGAAGGGTATTCAACCAAAGGCCAAGTCTGGGAAAATGGTATATGATGAAGCTACTGGCGAATGGGTACCAAAATGGGGTTATAAAGGTATTAATAAGAAACTTGACGACCAATGGTTAGTTGAAGTGGATGATAAAGTCCAAGGTACTGCTGATGAATTGATTGATCCAAGGACTTTGGGCAGAAATGAAAGAAAGCAATTGATTAAGAAAAACGAGAGACAACAAAAGAGAAATTTGAAGGGTGGACGTTAA
- the NCAS0B00650 gene encoding uncharacterized protein (ancestral locus Anc_8.751): MGKESLASSPYAFYAFYELYKYLGLTAKRHTLNQVGEILYPDFKLNPKLITSLFITWKKQTKKYLQFADDDGYILRGCIGTFAKMPIDKGIERFSIIAATEDNRFPPVGEEEISKLKCCCNILQNFETIFSKNGDDKEGDIFNWELGVHGIELKFKYKGIHSSTFLPEVMIEQDWDKEDTFRNLIEKAGCERHVTEIMDNYEEYFIEVIRYEGRKSAISYKTFKKELSKLEE, from the coding sequence ATGGGGAAGGAATCGTTAGCAAGCTCACCATACGCATTCTATGCATTCTACGAACTTTACAAGTATCTGGGGCTCACTGCGAAGAGACACACTTTAAACCAGGTGGGAGAAATACTATATCCCGATTTTAAATTGAATCCAAAATTAATAACGTCTTTGTTTATTACATGGAAGAAGCAAACGAAGAAGTATTTACAATTTGCCGATGATGATGGCTATATTTTAAGGGGTTGCATCGGTACTTTTGCCAAGATGCCTATTGATAAGGGGATTGAAAGATTTTCCATTATTGCTGCCACTGAGGATAATAGGTTTCCTCCTGttggagaagaagagataTCTAAACTGAAATGTTGCTGCAATATATTAcagaattttgaaactatCTTCAGTAAGAATGGTGATGATAAGGAAGGGgatatatttaattggGAACTTGGAGTTCATGGAATTGAActgaaatttaaatataagGGTATTCATAGTTCTACTTTTCTTCCTGAAGTCATGATTGAGCAAGATTGGGATAAAGAAGACACTTTTagaaatttaattgaaaaggcTGGATGTGAGAGACATGTGACAGAGATTATGGATAATTATGAGgaatattttattgaaGTGATAAGATACGAAGGTAGGAAGAGTGCAATATCTTACAAAACCTttaagaaagaattaagtAAATTAGAAGAGTAG
- the YPK9 gene encoding putative acid anhydride hydrolase (ancestral locus Anc_8.758): protein MAIDLQDDGHHSEDDEGHIMRRSTGPRASFASTRTTSTSTTLAASILGNQPNTETYSGVTFETVPSSIVSFHHPRSFQSSNIFGTSVGSSTLGRRGRDTEPLITSHSPSPIRRSRSSSRNPQFHFFTEDQINNAEGTSTLENTDYNTPWDATPSYEQERLYGTSNRTSRRSSIYGMSPRSSISHTRSQYGSSSYLGAPLTRTHELSQSLPKHEQASLPPQVYQASTHSSSSLSRYTIRDRIPVELETQNDEILDDRSSIPSISHSESEESSDNGRSTYNNDDLNANNGNNLSTEDTHSHHKKTTTSGGGYQTEYLKPQYHEKFYPSNVADLYYQRFYITEEDLVVGIAGYSTSKFKNAIYNFICIVSFGLLYLLLRWLPSYKVKLIGTKVPLGKAEWVVLENEFGEFSIEPIKREWYNRPISTILPLDDPFQEIDGINDESYQHRHHHYHHVTEKNPNIPILITFQYRYITFIYSPVEDIFKTNNNWTDPDWVDLSSTLRGLSSGVQEDRILAFDSNQINLRVKTVAELLFNEVLHPFYVFQIFSIILWSLDEYYYYAGCIFLISILSIVDTLVETRRTQKSLADMSHFACEVRVFRDEFWTNVNSADLVPGDIYEISDPSLTVFPCDSLLLSGDCIVNESMLTGESVPVSKFPAEPETMLQLLDDFQNTQISSYLSKSFLFNGTTIIRARIPYGQSAALAMVVRTGFSTTKGSLVRSMVFPKPTGFKFYEDSFKYIGVMALIALFGFSISCIQFIKIGLDKRTMILRALDIITIVVPPALPATLTIGTGFALSRLKKKGIFCISPTRVNIGGKIDILCFDKTGTLTENGLDVLGVQLCVPSSHNSFQFADLVQDVHKLFPKFSLNDCSSPRDYRAKNFFISLLTCHSLRVVDNELIGDPLDFKMFQFTKWSYEEDFQEKEFHSTYEERRHDNALPENIDIIPAVVHPNSADPENTFIDNDPHNFLGIIRSFEFLSELRRMSVIVKPSNEDVYWAFTKGAPEVITQICNKATLPANFEEMLNYYTHKGYRVIACAGRVLPRNTWLYSQKVSREEVESNMEFLGFIIFENKLKKETAKTLQTLQEASIRTVMCTGDNVLTAISVGRQCNLIKSKKVYVPSLEEIDSTGQTSIIWRDVDNMDDTLDSRTLLPINNSSSTSYTLAITGDIFRIIFGDENNRISEDYINTVLLKGTIYARMSPDEKHELMEQLQRLNYTVGFCGDGANDCGALKAADVGISLSEAEASVAAPFTSQVFDISCVLDVIKEGRACLVTSFSCFQYMSLYSAIQFITITVLYSRGSNLGDFQFLYIDLLLIVPIAIFMSWSKPYDKIVKKRPSANLVSPKILIPLLASIVVVLLFQIIPWIIVQGEEWYMKPIVGGDDVVESSDNTILFFISNFQYILTAVILSVGPPYREPMSRNIGFIVDVIISIVLSIWLMFIDSSSFLGKKFQLTEISFKFKLFILIWVVINYFVQLYVPGSLKKCFKKKRSSKKYKVLLKEQQEMYVV, encoded by the coding sequence ATGGCAATAGATCTCCAGGATGATGGCCATCAtagtgaagatgatgagggACACATTATGAGAAGATCCACAGGACCTAGGGCCTCATTTGCATCGACCAGAACGACTTCAACATCCACTACATTAGCAGCCTCTATATTGGGTAATCAACCTAATACAGAGACCTATTCAGGAGTTACTTTCGAAACTGTTCCCAGCTCAATTGTAtcatttcatcatcctcgTTCTTTCCAATCCAGTAATATATTTGGCACTTCAGTGGGTTCAAGTACTTTGGGAAGAAGAGGACGTGATACGGAACCATTGATTACATCTCATTCACCTTCTCCCATTAGAAGATCTAGAAGTTCTTCTAGGAATCCacaattccatttctttacagaagatcaaattaataacGCTGAAGGGACATCAACTTTAGAAAATACTGATTATAATACCCCGTGGGATGCTACACCTTCATATGAACAAGAAAGGTTATATGGAACTTCAAATAGGACTTCAAGAAGATCATCCATATATGGAATGTCTCCAAGATCCTCCATCTCTCATACAAGAAGTCAATACGGTTCGTCAAGTTATTTGGGCGCTCCTTTAACAAGAACTCATGAACTATCACAATCACTCCCCAAGCATGAGCAAGCATCATTACCCCCACAAGTTTATCAAGCTTCTACCCATTCATCATCCAGTCTTTCCAGATATACAATACGAGATAGAATTCCCGTGGAATTAGAAACtcaaaatgatgaaatcTTAGATGATCGATCATCAATACCCTCGATATCTCATTCAGAATCAGAGGAGTCCTCAGACAATGGACGGTCTACTTATAACAATGATGACCTTAATGCCAACAATGGaaacaatttatcaacGGAGGATACTCATAGTCATCATAAGAAAACCACTACAAGTGGAGGAGGATATCAAACGGAATATTTAAAACCTCAGTATcatgaaaaattttatcCAAGTAATGTTGCTGATTTATATTATCAGAGATTTTATATAACGGAAGAAGATTTAGTCGTTGGTATTGCTGGGTATTCCAcatccaaatttaaaaatgcCATTTACAATTTTATTTGCATAGTATcatttggtttattatATCTTTTATTAAGATGGTTGCCGTCTTATAAGGTGAAATTAATAGGAACTAAAGTACCTCTAGGGAAAGCTGAGTGGGTAGttttagaaaatgaattcGGAGAATTTTCCATCGAACCTATAAAGAGAGAATGGTATAACAGACCCATAAGTACAATATTACCATTAGATGACCCATTCCAGGAAATTGATGGGATTAATGATGAGTCATACCAACATCGTcaccatcattatcatcatgtGACAGAaaaaaatccaaatattccaattctaATTACTTTCCAATATAGATACATCACCTTCATTTATTCTCCTGTGGAAGATATATTTAAGACGAATAATAACTGGACAGATCCTGATTGGGTAGATTTATCATCTACCTTACGTGGGTTGTCGAGTGGAGTGCAAGAAGATCGTATCCTAGCATTTGATTCGAatcaaattaatttaaGAGTGAAAACAGTTGCGGAACTCTTATTCAATGAGGTATTGCATCCATTTtatgtttttcaaatattttccatCATCTTATGGAGTTTAGATGAATACTATTACTATGCGGGATGTATTTTTCTAATCTctattctttcaattgtgGACACTTTAGTGGAAACAAGACGAACTCAAAAGAGTTTAGCAGATATGTCACATTTTGCTTGTGAAGTCCGTGTATTTAGAGACGAGTTTTGGACTAATGTAAATTCTGCCGATTTGGTTCCCGGTGACATTTATGAAATATCTGACCCATCATTAACAGTCTTCCCCTGTGACTCTCTGTTACTATCTGGTGATTGTATAGTTAACGAGTCAATGTTGACGGGGGAATCTGTTCCAGTGTCAAAATTTCCTGCTGAACCAGAAACAATGCTTCAACTTCTCGACGATTTCCAAAACACTCAAATATCAAGTTATTTATCCAAATCATTCCTATTTAATGGTACAACTATAATAAGAGCTCGTATCCCATATGGTCAATCTGCCGCCTTGGCAATGGTTGTACGTACTGGATTTTCTACAACCAAGGGTTCATTAGTTCGTTCTATGGTTTTCCCCAAGCCAACAggatttaaattttatgaagattcattcaaatatattggaGTCATGGCATTAATTGCATTATTTGGGTTTTCAATAAGTTgtattcaattcatcaaaatagGACTGGATAAGAGAACTATGATTTTAAGAGCGCTggatattattactattgttGTACCACCCGCATTACCAGCCACGTTAACCATTGGGACAGGGTTTGCACTATCAAGACTAAAGAAAAAGGGGATATTTTGCATATCACCGACAAGAGTTAACATTGGTGGTAAAATAGATATTCTCTGTTTCGATAAAACGGGAACTTTGACTGAGAATGGGCTTGATGTGTTAGGTGTGCAATTATGTGTACCTAGCTCCCACAactcttttcaatttgcCGACTTGGTTCAAGATGTTCATAAATTGTTTCCTAAATTTTCCTTGAATGATTGTAGTTCACCTCGTGATTATCGAGCaaagaattttttcatATCTCTATTGACCTGCCATTCATTAAGAGTTGTCGATAACGAGTTAATTGGTGATCCCTTAGACTTTAAAATGTTCCAGTTTACTAAATGGTCTTATGAAGAGGATTTCCAAGAGAAGGAATTCCATTCTACATATGAAGAAAGACGCCATGATAATGCTTTACCTGAAAATATAGATATTATACCAGCAGTTGTACATCCTAATAGCGCAGATCCTGAAAACACCTTTATCGACAACGACCCTCATAATTTCCTTGGTATAATACGTAgctttgaatttctttctGAATTAAGAAGGATGAGTGTCATTGTTAAACCAAGTAATGAAGATGTGTATTGGGCTTTTACGAAGGGTGCACCGGAGGTTATTACACAGATTTGTAATAAAGCAACTTTGCCAgcaaattttgaagaaatgttAAACTATTACACGCATAAAGGTTATAGAGTCATTGCATGCGCTGGGCGTGTCTTGCCTAGAAATACATGGTTGTATTCACAAAAAGTGTCTAGAGAGGAAGTGGAATCTAACATGGAGTTTTTAGGGTTTATCATATTTGagaataaattaaagaaggaaacaGCGAAGACTCTTCAAACTTTACAGGAGGCAAGTATTAGAACGGTCATGTGTACAGGTGATAATGTATTGACAGCTATATCTGTTGGTAGACAGTGTAATCTTattaaatccaaaaaaGTTTATGTGCCCTCTTTGGAGGAAATTGACTCAACGGGCCAAACGTCTATCATATGGAGAGACGTTGATAATATGGATGATACTCTAGATAGTCGAACATTATTACCTATCAACAATAGCAGTAGTACCAGTTACACATTGGCAATTACCGGTGATATCTTCAGAATTATCTTCGGcgatgaaaataatagaatTTCTGAAGATTATATTAATACAGTGTTATTAAAAGGAACAATCTATGCAAGGATGTCACCTGACGAAAAGCATGAATTAATGGAACAACTGCAGAGGTTAAATTATACTGTTGGGTTTTGTGGTGATGGTGCAAATGATTGTGGTGCCCTAAAGGCAGCAGATGTtggtatttctttatcagAAGCAGAAGCCTCTGTGGCAGCCCCTTTCACATCACAAGTATTTGATATCAGCTGTGTCCTTGATGTTATCAAAGAAGGGCGGGCATGCCTGGTTACCTCATTTTCATGTTTCCAATACATGAGTTTATACTCTGCGATCCAGTTCATCACAATTACCGTCTTATATAGTCGTGGTTCGAATCTGGGagatttccaatttctttacaTTGATTTATTACTTATTGTCCCCATTGCAATTTTTATGTCATGGTCTAAGCCTTATGACAAGATTGTCAAGAAGAGGCCCTCTGCCAATTTGGTATCACCAAAGATTTTAATTCCGTTATTAGCAAGCATTGTTGTTGTACTCTTATTCCAGATAATTCCTTGGATTATAGTCCAAGGGGAAGAATGGTATATGAAACCAATTGTTGGTGGTGATGATGTTGTTGAATCGTCAGATAATAcgatattatttttcatttccaatttccaatatattCTCACCGCAGTTATTCTTTCAGTGGGGCCACCATATAGGGAGCCCATGTCAAGGAATATTGGATTTATCGTGGATGtcattatttcaattgttttgaGTATTTGGTTGATGTTTATTGATAGTTCTTCGTTTTTGGGTAAGAAGTTCCAATTGACGGAAATCTCTTTCAAGTTCAAATTGTTCATTTTGATTTGGGTCgttattaattattttgttcaacTGTATGTCCCAGGATCTCTgaagaaatgtttcaagaagaagagaagtaGTAAGAAATATAAAGTTTTATTAAAGGAGCAGCAAGAAATGTATGTTGTTTGA
- the RPS10A gene encoding 40S ribosomal protein eS10 (ancestral locus Anc_8.760), with translation MSKEDRTKIHRYLFQEGVVVAKKDFNQSKHEEIDTKNLYVIKALQSLTSKGYVKTQFSWQYYYYTLTEEGVEYLREYLNLPEHIVPGTYIQDRSQTQRPQRRY, from the exons ATGTCAAAGGAAGACAGAACCAAGATTCACAGATACTTGTTCCAAG aaggtgttgttgttgctaAGAAGGACTTCAACCAATCAAAGCACGAAGAAATTGACACCAAGAACTTGTACGTTATCAAGGCCTTGCAATCTTTGACTTCCAAGGGTTACGTCAAGACTCAATTCTCTTGGCAATACTATTACTACACCTTGACTGAAGAAGGTGTAGAATATTTGAGAGAATACTTGAACTTACCAGAACACATTGTTCCAGGTACTTACATTCAAGACAGATCTCAAACCCAAAGACCACAAAGAAGATACTAA
- the NCAS0B00660 gene encoding uncharacterized protein has protein sequence MGFINSVKKVMPNLETTYYGTLVGIIFLLYLIINQFVWGKNNENPWDDTTLLKVPLMLHLSNATNHQSFVSSFESSMYSKNIETLKLLQRQILTVAATKLFERNVRNQFIRCINSKLDGLLTDFKEEENELQAVSYYCLLDASLPSVNAVKVSTMFPFWNFRFSKFHFFVSILLAIGAVRYYGITIEKIGVVIKDNCEHLKNHACNKIRSFVNENGGPKIQANIETKVSVETQPSSNLIKEEVSPKSVFDPKKWTKFKKQLENERNVNHLSEKKNHFNMNLYDDKFGSNDGPVSDSSTLEQISMKENISELKETKLEESTVKLSKRSSSNKEDSKEDSKPEFDIMTTEGREALKKYCDELKKKENSKNLVSRTELAKKSDKLRKIQKTGKLNFIDELVNPFTSNKEQRNFFKSRKEMELPQNVPTWV, from the coding sequence ATGGGTTTCATCAATTCTGTAAAGAAGGTAATGCCAAATCTGGAAACTACTTACTACGGGACTTTAGTTGGGatcatttttcttctctatttaataataaaccaaTTTGTCTGGggaaaaaataatgaaaatcCATGGGATGATACTACTCTTTTAAAAGTACCATTGATGCTACATTTATCCAACGCTACGAATCACCAATCCTTTGTTTCCTCTTTCGAAAGTTCCATGTATTCTAAAAACattgaaactttgaaaCTCTTACAAAGGCAAATACTTACCGTGGCTGCAACTAAACTATTTGAAAGGAATGTAAGGAACCAATTTATTAGATgcattaattcaaaattggatGGGTTACTGACCGATTTTaaggaagaagagaatgAGCTACAGGCGGTTTCCTATTATTGCCTACTTGATGCATCTTTACCAAGTGTCAATGCTGTGAAAGTGTCTACAATGTTTccattttggaattttaGGTTTAGTaaattccatttttttgtttccatTTTGTTGGCTATTGGAGCGGTAAGGTACTATGGCAttaccattgaaaaaattggtgTGGTAATTAAAGATAACTGCGAACATTTGAAGAACCATGCTTGTAATAAGATTAGAAGTTTcgttaatgaaaatggaGGTCCAAAAATTCAAGCCAATATAGAAACTAAAGTTTCAGTTGAAACTCAACCATCTTCCAATCtaataaaagaagaagtttCGCCAAAATCCGTATTTGACCCAAAGAAATGGacaaaatttaagaaacaattggaaaatgagAGAAACGTAAATCACCTttctgaaaagaaaaatcatTTCAATATGAACTTATACgatgataaatttggtTCTAATGACGGACCTGTCTCTGATTCGAGCACATTGGAACAGATCTCAatgaaggaaaatattagtGAACTGAAAGAGACGAAGTTAGAAGAAAGTACTGTAAAACTATCAAAAcgttcttcatcaaataaagaagattCGAAAGAAGATTCCAAACCTGAATTTGATATAATGACTACAGAAGGACGAGAagcattgaaaaaatattgtgacgaattaaagaagaaagaaaactCAAAGAATCTGGTTTCAAGGACAGAACTTGCAAAGAAGTCCGACAAGCTAAGAAAAATCCAGAAGACTGGGAAGTTAAATTTTATCGATGAATTAGTAAATCCATTTACCTCCAATAAGGAACAAcgtaatttttttaaatcaAGAAAAGAGATGGAGTTACCCCAAAACGTTCCTACTTGGgtataa
- the NCAS0B00680 gene encoding uncharacterized protein (ancestral locus Anc_8.759) produces MALELAGEDSITAFNDDSETRGVIKSSFKNIRTFEENAVGKVKRFFTIRIYRITLTHLIILIIWVSFLLKYTSYYNEMYAKNALVATLFMNSILFGISDCLAQSITCFFSGPLDPVPKIVDDTARHIMNQFRSPAHESLDLENGYESDTLSVFNDYGLSPASSSIGNEEGFLPSEEEVGTTRTYLFNFRRFFSFMFWGFFISFFQVPWYKILNFFYTEDPTVIQVLERVLSDQLTYSPVQLYFFFMYANYIMEGGNAETFATKIKSIYISTLGCNYLVWPAVQFINFLLLPKPFQVPFSSSVGVLWNCFLSMRNASKSVNSA; encoded by the coding sequence ATGGCGTTGGAATTAGCTGGAGAAGATAGTATTACTGCTTTCAATGATGACTCTGAAACAAGAGGTGTAATCAAgtcttctttcaaaaacatAAGAACATTTGAAGAGAATGCCGTTGGTAAAGTGAAACGATTCTTTACGATAAGAATATATCGAATAACGCTAACTCATCTTATTATCCTTATCATATGGGTTTCGTTCCTGTTGAAGTATACATCGTATTATAATGAGATGTATGCAAAAAATGCACTGGTCGCGACTCTTTTTATGAATTCCATCTTATTTGGTATATCCGATTGTCTAGCACAAAGTATAACCTGTTTTTTTTCTGGTCCCTTAGATCCTGTACCCAAAATTGTGGATGATACTGCAAGACATATTATGAATCAGTTTCGCTCTCCAGCACACGAATCGCTGGATCTGGAAAATGGGTATGAGAGTGACACTCTGTCTGTTTTTAACGATTATGGATTATCACCTGCTTCATCCTCCATTGGGAACGAGGAGGGGTTTTTGCCTTCTGAGGAAGAAGTTGGAACTACAAGAACatatcttttcaattttagaAGATTCTTCTCGTTTATGTTTTGGGGGTTCTTCATTTCATTCTTTCAAGTGCCATGGTAcaagatattgaattttttctaCACTGAAGATCCAACTGTTATTCAAGTGTTAGAAAGAGTTCTTTCCGACCAGTTAACGTATTCACCAGttcaattatattttttcttcatgtATGCAAATTATATCATGGAAGGTGGGAATGCAGAAACTTTCGCAACCAAGATTAAAAGCATTTATATATCCACACTAGGATGTAATTATCTTGTGTGGCCAGCAgttcaattcattaattttctATTATTACCTAAACCATTTCAAGTCCCATTTAGTTCATCGGTAGGTGTTCTTTGGAATTGTTTCTTATCGATGAGGAACGCTTCCAAGTCTGTCAATTCTGcataa